From the Xylanivirga thermophila genome, one window contains:
- a CDS encoding sugar ABC transporter permease, whose protein sequence is MRGDLSVQKRSSVQVNKKVRVSDILINLLIYIVLIIVALAVIAPIVWIVGSSFNPSSSLLSATAIPKNPTIKHYKKLFTATKFGNWYLNTLKIAVANMALSVILSVSTGYVFSRFKFKAKKPALLSILVLQMFPSFMGMIAIYMLLWQMKLLDSHLGLILVYAAGQIPYNTWLVKGYMSSIPKSFDEAAKIDGASNMTIFTKIILPLMKPITTFVALTQFMAPWMDFIFPRLILSSDKKKTLAIGLFDLISGNTNNNFTMFAAGAVLVAVPITIIYVNMQRYLLEGMMAGANKQ, encoded by the coding sequence ATGAGGGGAGATTTGTCTGTACAAAAACGAAGTTCGGTTCAAGTTAATAAAAAAGTACGAGTATCAGATATACTTATCAATCTTTTGATATATATAGTGCTTATAATAGTTGCCCTAGCGGTTATAGCGCCTATAGTATGGATAGTAGGTTCATCTTTTAATCCATCTAGTAGTTTGTTGTCAGCCACTGCCATACCTAAAAACCCTACTATCAAACACTATAAAAAATTATTCACAGCAACGAAATTTGGTAATTGGTATTTAAATACGCTTAAGATAGCCGTAGCTAATATGGCTTTATCTGTAATACTTAGTGTAAGTACAGGATATGTATTTTCTCGATTTAAATTTAAAGCCAAAAAGCCTGCACTTTTAAGTATACTAGTCCTTCAAATGTTTCCAAGTTTTATGGGCATGATTGCTATATATATGCTACTTTGGCAAATGAAGCTCTTAGATAGTCATCTTGGGCTCATATTGGTCTATGCGGCTGGACAGATTCCCTACAATACTTGGCTTGTAAAAGGATATATGTCATCTATACCGAAGAGCTTTGATGAGGCAGCCAAGATAGATGGTGCATCAAATATGACCATATTCACGAAGATTATTCTGCCTCTTATGAAGCCTATTACTACCTTTGTAGCTCTTACCCAGTTTATGGCACCATGGATGGATTTCATATTTCCTAGATTAATACTAAGCAGCGATAAAAAGAAGACTCTTGCCATAGGGCTTTTTGATTTGATTTCTGGAAATACAAATAATAACTTTACCATGTTTGCAGCAGGGGCAGTACTTGTGGCAGTTCCAATTACAATAATATATGTAAATATGCAGCGCTATTTATTAGAGGGAATGATGGCGGGAGCAAACAAACAATGA
- a CDS encoding alpha-amylase family glycosyl hydrolase yields MKRMIFIWFMIVILVINLVSCQPSQKSNTLSKGESTQNKNVIKEDKSEKEKVPQTDKNSNNVKQKVSKVNIPEWSKNAVIYEVNVRQYTKEGTFKAFEAHLPRLKEMGVDVLWFMPIYPISEKNRKGTLGSYYAVKDYTDVNPEFGTMEDFKELVDKCHDMGFKVLLDWVANHTGWDNVWIENNPDWYTQNADGNIIHPLGTDWTDVADLNYNNQDMRKAMLDAMKFWVKEIGVDGFRADYANGVPKDFWETVRGELDTIKPVYMLAEDDRMFTLLNQAFNVNYGWELHHIMNKVAKGQNNAKYIETNLKRTQALYPKGTYPMNFTSNHDENSWSGTEYERLGDAVKAMAVLTFVVPGIPLIYSGQEAGLDKRLEFFEKDEIDWGNLTMQDFYKNLITLKKENPALWNGKDGGNIHIIESTDKNILAFVREKDKNKVVAIFNLSSNAVTADINFEDYAGAYLSFFLDEPFDLAKDQTLNLKSWEYIILTSK; encoded by the coding sequence ATGAAACGGATGATATTTATATGGTTTATGATTGTTATTTTAGTAATTAATCTAGTTTCCTGTCAGCCTTCTCAAAAGTCAAATACATTATCTAAAGGAGAGTCTACTCAAAATAAAAATGTAATAAAAGAAGATAAATCGGAAAAGGAGAAAGTGCCTCAAACAGATAAAAACTCTAATAATGTCAAACAAAAAGTTTCAAAAGTAAACATACCAGAATGGTCAAAAAACGCAGTAATCTATGAAGTAAATGTAAGGCAATATACTAAAGAGGGTACTTTTAAAGCTTTTGAAGCACATCTACCTCGTTTAAAGGAGATGGGTGTAGATGTTTTGTGGTTTATGCCAATCTACCCCATATCTGAAAAAAATCGAAAAGGTACACTAGGTTCCTATTATGCTGTCAAAGACTATACGGATGTAAATCCTGAATTTGGAACTATGGAAGACTTTAAGGAGCTTGTCGACAAATGTCATGATATGGGTTTTAAAGTATTGTTGGATTGGGTAGCAAATCATACTGGCTGGGATAATGTATGGATTGAGAATAATCCAGACTGGTATACCCAAAATGCTGATGGGAATATAATTCACCCTCTAGGAACTGACTGGACGGATGTGGCCGATTTAAACTATAATAACCAAGATATGCGCAAGGCCATGCTAGATGCCATGAAATTTTGGGTTAAAGAGATTGGGGTTGATGGATTTAGAGCTGATTATGCCAATGGAGTTCCAAAGGATTTTTGGGAAACGGTTCGCGGTGAACTGGACACAATAAAACCTGTTTATATGTTGGCTGAAGATGACAGGATGTTTACACTCCTAAATCAGGCTTTTAATGTCAATTACGGCTGGGAATTGCATCATATTATGAATAAGGTTGCAAAGGGACAAAACAATGCAAAATATATAGAAACAAATTTAAAAAGAACACAGGCACTTTATCCCAAAGGAACCTATCCGATGAATTTTACATCGAATCATGATGAAAATTCTTGGTCTGGGACTGAATATGAAAGATTGGGAGATGCAGTAAAGGCCATGGCTGTATTGACTTTTGTGGTGCCTGGTATACCACTTATATATTCTGGGCAAGAGGCAGGATTGGATAAAAGATTGGAGTTTTTTGAAAAGGATGAGATCGATTGGGGCAATTTGACTATGCAGGATTTTTATAAAAATCTTATTACTCTTAAAAAAGAAAATCCTGCACTGTGGAATGGAAAAGACGGGGGAAACATTCACATCATTGAATCGACAGATAAAAACATACTGGCTTTTGTAAGAGAAAAGGATAAAAACAAAGTTGTTGCTATTTTTAATCTATCATCGAATGCAGTTACTGCTGATATAAATTTTGAAGATTATGCAGGAGCCTATCTATCTTTCTTTTTAGATGAACCATTTGATTTAGCCAAAGATCAAACATTAAATCTCAAATCATGGGAATATATAATTCTTACATCAAAATAG